A part of Prevotella melaninogenica genomic DNA contains:
- a CDS encoding glycoside hydrolase family 125 protein — MRKITYITSTIVTLMALHVQPAIADNNEAVPANQLTCPADAVTFTSKRPKETERLFRSEAVEKEIQNIVKKLTNKRLAWMFENCFPNTLDTTVHYGEETDGTPDTYVYTGDIPAMWLRDSGAQVWPYVQLAGKDKKLKKMLAGVINRQFKCINIDPYANAFNHYPDPDGRWMTDETDMKPELHERKFEIDSLCYPIRLAFEYWKITGDTSVFGSEWVKAVENILQTFHTQQKKDGRGTYKFLRVTDRALDTMNNAGWGAPVKPVGLIASAFRPSDDATTLQFLVPSNFMAVSSLRKAAEILTKVNKNTALATQCADLANEVSDALKKYAVYDHPKYGKIYAYEVDGFGSYFLMDDANVPSLLAMPYLGDVSTDDPIYQNTRRYVWSEDNPYFHRGKAGEGIGGPHIGNDMIWPMSIMMRAFTSKDEQEIRQCIEMLMNTDAGKGFIHESFYKDDANNFTREWFAWQNTLFGELIIKLVNDGKLDLLNSIK, encoded by the coding sequence ATGAGAAAAATCACCTATATCACCTCAACAATTGTTACGCTAATGGCTTTACACGTACAACCAGCTATTGCTGACAACAATGAAGCAGTACCAGCAAACCAGCTTACCTGCCCAGCAGATGCTGTTACGTTCACATCTAAACGCCCTAAAGAAACTGAACGTCTTTTCCGCTCTGAAGCTGTTGAGAAAGAAATACAGAATATAGTAAAGAAGTTGACTAATAAACGACTGGCATGGATGTTTGAGAATTGCTTCCCAAACACACTCGATACAACCGTACACTATGGTGAAGAAACAGATGGAACACCTGACACCTATGTTTATACAGGTGATATTCCTGCTATGTGGCTTCGTGACTCGGGTGCACAAGTCTGGCCTTACGTACAGTTGGCAGGCAAAGACAAGAAACTGAAGAAGATGTTAGCTGGTGTTATTAACCGCCAGTTTAAATGTATTAATATCGATCCATACGCTAATGCATTTAATCATTATCCAGACCCAGATGGTCGATGGATGACGGATGAAACTGATATGAAACCAGAGTTGCACGAACGTAAGTTTGAGATTGACTCACTCTGTTATCCTATACGCCTCGCATTTGAATATTGGAAAATAACTGGCGACACAAGTGTTTTTGGGTCGGAATGGGTTAAAGCCGTAGAGAACATTCTCCAAACATTCCACACACAACAGAAGAAAGACGGTAGAGGTACTTACAAGTTTTTACGTGTTACGGACCGCGCACTCGACACTATGAACAATGCTGGATGGGGCGCACCTGTTAAGCCAGTAGGACTGATTGCTTCTGCATTCCGTCCTTCAGACGATGCGACAACACTACAATTCCTTGTTCCATCAAACTTTATGGCAGTTTCTTCCCTTCGTAAAGCAGCAGAGATTTTGACCAAAGTTAATAAGAACACAGCACTTGCTACGCAATGTGCTGACCTTGCCAACGAAGTCAGCGATGCGCTGAAGAAATATGCAGTATATGATCATCCTAAATATGGTAAGATATATGCTTACGAAGTAGATGGCTTTGGCAGCTACTTCTTAATGGATGATGCCAACGTACCAAGTCTGTTGGCGATGCCTTATCTTGGTGATGTTAGTACAGACGACCCTATCTATCAGAATACTCGCCGTTATGTATGGAGTGAGGATAATCCTTATTTCCATCGTGGCAAGGCTGGTGAGGGAATTGGAGGTCCACATATTGGCAACGACATGATATGGCCAATGTCTATCATGATGCGCGCTTTCACATCAAAAGATGAACAGGAAATTCGTCAGTGTATTGAAATGTTGATGAATACCGATGCTGGAAAGGGTTTCATACATGAAAGCTTCTATAAAGATGATGCTAACAACTTTACACGTGAGTGGTTTGCATGGCAAAACACATTATTTGGTGAACTTATCATCAAGTTAGTAAATGATGGTAAACTGGATTTGCTTAACAGCATAAAATAG
- the ccsA gene encoding cytochrome c biogenesis protein CcsA yields MIWSYFVIFAVLSVILWAIGAWAAWRNRRILAFGATGLGLAIFFAYILIMWITLERPPLRTMGETRLWYSFFLPLAGIIVFSRWQYKWILSFSTLLATVFVCVNIFKPEIHSKTLMPALQSPWFAPHVIVYMMAYALLGAAVVMSVYLLFFKKNANIDKEMEITDNLTYVGLSFMTLGMLMGALWAKEAWGHYWSWDPKETWAAITWLSYLVYVHYRQYRPRVIRPALWVLIIAFVLLQICWWGINYLPSAQGVSVHTYNLS; encoded by the coding sequence ATGATCTGGAGTTATTTTGTAATATTTGCAGTTTTATCAGTAATATTATGGGCTATTGGTGCATGGGCAGCATGGCGCAATCGTCGTATCTTGGCTTTTGGTGCAACAGGTCTTGGACTTGCAATATTCTTCGCTTACATCTTGATAATGTGGATAACATTGGAGCGTCCACCACTCAGAACGATGGGTGAAACACGTCTGTGGTATAGCTTTTTCCTTCCTTTGGCGGGTATTATAGTCTTTAGTCGCTGGCAGTATAAGTGGATATTAAGTTTTTCAACACTTCTTGCAACAGTTTTTGTTTGTGTTAACATTTTCAAGCCAGAGATACATTCAAAGACACTTATGCCAGCCCTACAAAGTCCATGGTTTGCTCCTCATGTGATTGTTTATATGATGGCATATGCTCTTTTGGGCGCAGCAGTGGTCATGTCTGTTTACCTTCTTTTCTTTAAGAAGAATGCAAATATAGATAAAGAAATGGAAATAACAGATAATCTAACTTACGTTGGACTATCGTTCATGACCCTCGGCATGCTTATGGGTGCCTTATGGGCAAAGGAAGCATGGGGACATTACTGGTCATGGGACCCAAAAGAGACATGGGCAGCTATCACATGGCTTTCATACTTGGTCTATGTTCACTATCGTCAATATCGCCCACGTGTTATACGTCCAGCCTTATGGGTACTTATCATTGCATTTGTATTGTTGCAGATCTGCTGGTGGGGCATCAATTACCTACCATCAGCACAAGGCGTAAGTGTACATACATATAATCTGAGCTAA
- a CDS encoding YihY/virulence factor BrkB family protein — protein sequence MKIDLQSIKYFLTTGMFLTTEHRSKRRNLFVRQLQKIYLAVKFFLERNHIDAATQLSFSTIMAIVPIASMIFAIANGFGFGEFIENQFREMLSAQPEAATWLLTLTQSYLIHAKTGLFIGIGLVIMLYSVFSLIRTVECAFDSIWQVKDSRPFSRIIIDYTAMMFLVPISIIILSGLSIYFYSFIENLNGLRFLGSIAGFSLRYLVPWAILTFMFIVLYVFMPNAKVKITKTIGPAMIASLSMLCLQAVYIHGQIFLTSYNAIYGSFAALPLFMLWILISWYICLFCAELSYTNQNLEYYECLIDAEDICHNDLMVMCATVLSHICQRFANDEPPHTALQIKAATHIPVRVTVDILHKLKEIDLISENHSPTTDEITYTPTHDTNNITVGEMIDRLESSPASKITLLGFLPNKAWNRDINNKVENIRAAYLNELKSINIKELISKPKE from the coding sequence ATGAAGATTGATTTACAAAGCATAAAATACTTCTTGACAACAGGTATGTTTTTAACAACAGAACATAGGTCGAAGCGAAGAAATCTATTTGTCAGACAGTTGCAAAAAATCTATCTTGCTGTAAAATTCTTTTTAGAACGCAATCACATAGATGCTGCAACACAACTTTCTTTTTCAACAATTATGGCTATCGTGCCTATTGCTTCAATGATTTTTGCCATTGCCAATGGCTTTGGTTTTGGAGAATTTATTGAAAATCAGTTTCGTGAGATGCTGTCAGCACAACCAGAAGCCGCCACTTGGCTGCTAACGCTCACACAATCTTATCTTATTCATGCTAAAACAGGTCTCTTTATTGGAATAGGATTGGTGATTATGCTTTACAGTGTATTTTCTTTGATTAGGACAGTAGAGTGTGCTTTCGATAGTATATGGCAGGTTAAGGATTCTCGACCATTTAGTCGGATAATCATAGACTATACGGCAATGATGTTTCTTGTGCCTATTAGCATCATCATATTGTCTGGACTAAGCATCTATTTCTATAGTTTTATAGAGAATTTGAACGGTCTTCGTTTTCTTGGGAGTATTGCAGGTTTTTCTCTTCGGTATCTTGTTCCATGGGCAATCCTTACTTTTATGTTTATTGTGCTTTATGTTTTTATGCCTAATGCGAAGGTTAAGATTACCAAAACCATAGGTCCTGCGATGATTGCCAGTCTGTCCATGCTCTGCTTACAGGCTGTTTATATTCACGGACAAATATTTCTTACAAGCTATAACGCCATTTATGGATCTTTTGCTGCACTTCCGTTGTTTATGTTATGGATTCTTATCTCGTGGTATATCTGTCTTTTCTGTGCCGAGCTTAGCTATACCAATCAAAATTTAGAGTATTATGAGTGTTTAATTGATGCTGAAGATATATGTCATAATGACCTTATGGTGATGTGTGCAACCGTGTTAAGTCATATCTGTCAGCGTTTTGCAAATGATGAGCCACCTCATACAGCCTTACAGATAAAGGCTGCGACGCATATTCCTGTACGTGTTACAGTAGATATTCTGCATAAATTAAAAGAGATAGATCTTATTTCAGAAAATCATTCTCCGACTACTGACGAAATAACTTACACACCTACACATGACACGAATAACATAACTGTGGGTGAAATGATTGATCGTTTAGAGTCTTCACCTGCTTCGAAGATAACTCTTTTAGGCTTTTTACCTAACAAAGCATGGAATCGAGACATAAATAACAAGGTGGAAAATATTCGTGCAGCTTATCTTAATGAATTGAAATCCATCAATATTAAGGAATTGATTAGTAAACCAAAAGAGTAA